Part of the Zhongshania aliphaticivorans genome, TTGAACGAGGAAGTCGGCTTTTAATTCACGAAACGCGTCAATCACACTTTCTGCTGCCTTGGCTGTTTCTGCCAATACCACGCCACGCCCCTGAGTGCCCTCTAGTAATTTGACGACAACCGGTGCACCGCCAACCAGTTTGATGAGCTCTTTGGTATTGTGAACATCATGGGCGAAACTGGATATTGGCATGCCGACATTTTTACGGGACAGCAATTGCAGGGCGCGCAATTTGTCTCGTGATCGTCCTAATGCAACCGATTCGGTTAGGCTGTAAGTGCCCAGCATTTCAAATTGGCGAATAACGGCTAGGCCGTAGGGAGTAATAGAGGCGCCAATGCGAGGAATAATGGCATCAAAGCCCTCTAGCTTTTCACCTTTATACCAGACCACAGGTTCTTGAGAGCTCAGCTCCATATAGCATTTGAGGGTGTCTAGTACTCGCACCTCATGGCCGCGTTCTATGCAAGCTTCAACCAATCTGCTGGTGGAATAGAGGCGTTTATTGCGTGATAGTATGGCTATTTTCATGATGAAAGTATCTCGTTGTTGTGCAGGGCGGCGGCTGGTGTGCTGTGATCCGCTGGGCGCTTAAATAGTTCCCGATGGCGGCGAGGGTTTTTGACTTACACAGTAAGATTTTCCTGGATCGACGGCAAAGCGGTTCTTCATTGCGGTACGGCCCAATAACATCCGGAACATCATTTGCGAGCGGTCTGCCAGTGTCACTTCTGCGGTAAATTGTTGTTCGCCAATACAGAGCGTGGTTTCTATTACGTAGCGCATACTACGATGGCCACCAGAGTCTGTGACTTGCCGATAGTCTTTAACTCGAGCTCGACAGGGTTTTAGGGTGCTCGTTTGGTGTTGTACGGGGTTAACTTTAAACTCTACCCACTTTTCACCGTTTTCATCTATCGGATTAATATCGATCGCGTGCAGCGAAGAGCTGCGTGCACCGGTGTCAATTTTTGCTTTGACGTCGCTGATTCCCAGCTCGGGCAGGCTAACCCACTCTCGCCATCCTAATGTTGTCTGTGCCAAATGAGGCCTCTTTATAGTCAGACGTTCAGACCGCCAGCATAGCGACTTAGTGTGTTGGGGAATAGCTTTTCACGCAGGTTTTTTCGATGCGCGGCGACAAAGTAAATTCACCTTGTCGCCGCAGTGGGGTGCTTTATTTTCTAATCATGGAATTGAGCGTTTTATCACATTTGTCACCGTAGGGTGGCAGCATGCCGCCTAGCTTTTGGAGGTTGATATTACTTTGTTTATAAACCGCTTTGGCGTGGCTAAACGTTTTAAAACCGTCAAGGCCATGATAGCTGCCCATGCCGCTGGGGCCAATGCCGCCAAAAGGAAGGTCTTCGCAGCTTACATGGAAAATAACATCATTGATGGTCACCGCACCGGAAACCGTTGAATCTAGTATGCGGCGTTGCTCATTGGGGTTTTTACCAAAGTAGTAAAGCGCCAGCGGTCGGGGGCGATCATTGATGAAATTGATGCAGTCGTCCAGGTTCGTGTAGGTTTTGATGCAGATGATGGGACCGAATAACTCTTCTTGCATCACCAGCATATCGTCGCTGGGATTCACGATAAGGGTTAGCGGCATCTTATGGCTATTTTGTTGCTGGGTGAAATCTTCATTAGCGGGGTTTATTTCGCGGATGTCGGCGCCTTTGTCGCGCGCATCGTCAAGATAGCTGCTCAACCGTTGGTAGTGGCGCGCATTCACCACGGAGCTGTAATCTGGGTTGTTAAGGACGTTGGGAAACAAAGTACAAACGTAGTTACTTGCCGCATCACAAAATTCATCCAGTTGGTCTTCCGGCACAAACACATAATCTGGCGACAGGCAGACTTGCCCCATATTCAAAACTTTTCCAGAAAAAATGCGCTCTACCGCGTCGTGAAGGGGGTAGCTATTGCTGATGATAACCGGTGACTTTCCTCCCAGCTCTAATGTCACTGGGCAAAGGTTGTCGGCGGCGGCGCGAAGTATATGACGCGCGATGCTGGTCGCACCGGTAAAAATTAGGTGATCGAAGGGCAGGGCAGAAAAGTGTGCGCCAATATCTGGTCCACCATTAAATACGGCCACTTCGTCGTTGGAAAAATACGTGTTTACTAGCTCTTCAAGCAGGGCGCCGGTCTTTGGGGTGACTTCGGAGCACTTAATCATGGCGCAATTACCGGCGGCAAGTACGCCCGCCAGTGGCGCAAACACGGTGTTTAATGGGAAGTTCCAGGTGCCGATAATGCCGATGACGCCTTTGGGTTGATATTCTACCCTCGCTTTTCCGCCCATGATGTTCATGGGGAATGGCGCTTTTCGTGTCTCTACTCGCATCCATTTTTTTAGGTGCTTTTTACTGTGTTTGAGGCACTCAATAGTGGCGTAGATGTCAGACATGAGAGATTGGTGGCTACTGCGGTGGCCAAAATCTTTGCTTAGGGTGTCGACGATACGGTCACGATTATCAAAAATAAGATCGATGGCTCGTGACAGGCGGTCAATACGTAGCTCGGCACTTACAGGGCTGGCCGTAACTAGTTTGCGCTGCCGCTCTAGGGTAGTGTGCATTGCTGTTAGAACGGGATTGTTATCTGGTGTACTCATAAAATTCTCCTTGTAGTTATTGTCATGCAGTGGTGAATGTTAAGTAGGCTAATAATATTTTTGATAAGGAATAGGTAAATGAAGAGCCGAATAGGTCATAGTTTGAATCGGAAAATCATGTTTGTTGTGTGCGCTTTGCTGCCAGTGTTGGCGGTTGCAGAGACGCTGCCAGATTCGCCTCATGTGGTCGTTTCTGCACACGGCGAGGCCGAGGCGCTGCCAGATATTGCGCGTTTGCAGCTGCAAATTTCGGAAACTCGTAATACCGCGGTGGATGCCAAATCTCGCGTCGATGAGCGCACCGCTCGGGTGTTGACGGCCATGCGTGAGCAGGGTGTTCCAGATACGGATATTCGCGCTTCGCAGATACGAATTTACCCGGATTATGAGTGGCAGGATGGCAAGCGTTTGCTGCGCGGTCAGCGCGTTGAACGCAGCATTGACCTGACGCTGAATGAATTGAATCGTTACGGCGCTGTGCTTGATGCCTTGGTGCAGGCGGGTATAACAGAGCTGGGTAATGTGAGTTTTGACGTGTCTAATCGCGATGAGCTGATGGCTCAAGCGCTGCAAGCGGCCATGGCCGATGCCAATGCTAAAGCGGCAACGTTGGCGGCTGGTTTTGGGCGTCGGCTGGCAGGGGTATACCATATTGATGAAGGGGCGAGTGCACCTATCCGTCAGGAGCGAATGGTCATGATGGATGCCAAAATGAGCGCGGCGCCAATGTTGTTGGGCAAAGAGACCGTTAGCGCAAACCTGAATGTGGTGTTTCTGTTGAAGTAAGGGTTTGGCGATGGCGGGTGTATTTACATTGACTGTTTTATGTCCAGCCAAAAAAAAGCACCCTATAAACGGGTGCGAAGCGGGGGTGCTACTATGGAGACCGTGGTTTGGAAGCATGTAACAAGTTGATGCTTGTAGATTAACGGCAGCAGCATGTCGAAAATATTCGTATTTGTGCGTACACATAGGGTTTTGTGTGAAATAGCTCACGATTTGCTTGGTTCTTGGAAGGTGAGAAGCTGCTCGGGCGTGTCACTAAAGTCACGGGCATTATTGGCAGTGCGTACTGCGACCTCTATTTGAGGGGAGCTATAGGTAAAGCATGCCCCCTGCATTACTTGGGCCTCTTTTATTGCCGGTTGGCCCGCTTGAGTATTTAAATTGTAACGTCGCGCGCTAGAGACAAAATAGCCTTTTTGCAGCGCAAATGCGGCCTCTTTTTGGTCGCCGCTAAATTCGACGCTGGCCCATTTACTAAAGCCTTTATATAGCACTTTATCTTTGAGTATCTCGGGTTCAACAATACTCCAGTTTAATGTTGTCCAGCTGTGGCTAAGTTCGCCATTTGTTCTTATTTCAGTGCGGGCAGCTTGCCCATCAAGCTGATCTTCAATACAGATATCGTAAAGCCATTCAGTTTGCGTTCTGCGTGCGTGACGTATCGTCATTAGCGTGAGATCGAGTAAATGGGTGCAGTTTCCTTGCGTATCTGTGCTGGGGATTAACTCCTGGATGTCATCACACAGCGGCAAGCCAATTAATTTACGAATTGGCGCGGATGCACTGGGGCAGGTGTCAAAAGGGATCCGTATCACGTCGCTTTGAATATCTGTAACGTAATGCCCATCATGGCTCACCGTGCAGCGAAAAGCATGGTGGGTGTCTTC contains:
- the rimK gene encoding 30S ribosomal protein S6--L-glutamate ligase, which translates into the protein MKIAILSRNKRLYSTSRLVEACIERGHEVRVLDTLKCYMELSSQEPVVWYKGEKLEGFDAIIPRIGASITPYGLAVIRQFEMLGTYSLTESVALGRSRDKLRALQLLSRKNVGMPISSFAHDVHNTKELIKLVGGAPVVVKLLEGTQGRGVVLAETAKAAESVIDAFRELKADFLVQEFIKEAGGADVRCLVIGKKVVAAMQRTAASGEFRSNLHRGGTAELTRLTPAERATAVKAAQIMGLNVAGVDILRSSRGPLVMEVNSSPGLEGIESASKKNVAGEIIKFIEENAGPNKNKTRGTG
- a CDS encoding ATP-dependent zinc protease, whose amino-acid sequence is MAQTTLGWREWVSLPELGISDVKAKIDTGARSSSLHAIDINPIDENGEKWVEFKVNPVQHQTSTLKPCRARVKDYRQVTDSGGHRSMRYVIETTLCIGEQQFTAEVTLADRSQMMFRMLLGRTAMKNRFAVDPGKSYCVSQKPSPPSGTI
- a CDS encoding coniferyl aldehyde dehydrogenase, which gives rise to MSTPDNNPVLTAMHTTLERQRKLVTASPVSAELRIDRLSRAIDLIFDNRDRIVDTLSKDFGHRSSHQSLMSDIYATIECLKHSKKHLKKWMRVETRKAPFPMNIMGGKARVEYQPKGVIGIIGTWNFPLNTVFAPLAGVLAAGNCAMIKCSEVTPKTGALLEELVNTYFSNDEVAVFNGGPDIGAHFSALPFDHLIFTGATSIARHILRAAADNLCPVTLELGGKSPVIISNSYPLHDAVERIFSGKVLNMGQVCLSPDYVFVPEDQLDEFCDAASNYVCTLFPNVLNNPDYSSVVNARHYQRLSSYLDDARDKGADIREINPANEDFTQQQNSHKMPLTLIVNPSDDMLVMQEELFGPIICIKTYTNLDDCINFINDRPRPLALYYFGKNPNEQRRILDSTVSGAVTINDVIFHVSCEDLPFGGIGPSGMGSYHGLDGFKTFSHAKAVYKQSNINLQKLGGMLPPYGDKCDKTLNSMIRK
- a CDS encoding SIMPL domain-containing protein, with the translated sequence MKSRIGHSLNRKIMFVVCALLPVLAVAETLPDSPHVVVSAHGEAEALPDIARLQLQISETRNTAVDAKSRVDERTARVLTAMREQGVPDTDIRASQIRIYPDYEWQDGKRLLRGQRVERSIDLTLNELNRYGAVLDALVQAGITELGNVSFDVSNRDELMAQALQAAMADANAKAATLAAGFGRRLAGVYHIDEGASAPIRQERMVMMDAKMSAAPMLLGKETVSANLNVVFLLK
- a CDS encoding DUF2889 domain-containing protein; the encoded protein is MSTTADYPENPDYGRGRYRRRIRLSNNGMRVYGELEDTHHAFRCTVSHDGHYVTDIQSDVIRIPFDTCPSASAPIRKLIGLPLCDDIQELIPSTDTQGNCTHLLDLTLMTIRHARRTQTEWLYDICIEDQLDGQAARTEIRTNGELSHSWTTLNWSIVEPEILKDKVLYKGFSKWASVEFSGDQKEAAFALQKGYFVSSARRYNLNTQAGQPAIKEAQVMQGACFTYSSPQIEVAVRTANNARDFSDTPEQLLTFQEPSKS